Proteins encoded in a region of the Quercus lobata isolate SW786 chromosome 8, ValleyOak3.0 Primary Assembly, whole genome shotgun sequence genome:
- the LOC115954516 gene encoding sufE-like protein 1, chloroplastic/mitochondrial, which produces MSSSISSSLRLFTTKLPRPLLCPKTLIPSKPHNLSFFKPISFQRLPTTPSSSPSPSPSVSASSSVPLQPIEELPPKLQEIVKLFQSVQEPKAKYEQLLFYGKNLKPLETQFKTKDNKVEGCVSQVWVRAYLDPDNNVVFEADSDSVLTKGLAALLVNGLSGRPVNEVIRVSPDFAVLLGLQQSLTPSRNNGFLNMLRLMQKKALQLAVEAEKGENSGLKMDGSVENVNFGSNSDVGVEETPVGVSNSGLKVDSRDGNVNVELDSEVGGERNPVQSSNSSGLGSRGTRIKEKLERELSPVAIEVEDISYQHAGHAGVRGSDGETHFNVKVVSKEFEGKSLVKRHRLVYGLLQDELQSGLHALSIVAKTPSEVNGS; this is translated from the coding sequence ATGTCTTCTTCAATCTCATCCTCTCTTCGATTATTCACCACCAAACTCCCAAGACCTCTTCTTTGTCCCAAAACCTTAATCCCCTCTAAACCCCATAACCTCTCTTTCTTTAAACCCATCTCTTTTCAAAGACTCCCCACTACcccatcatcatcaccatcaccatcgcCATCAGTATCAGCATCGAGCTCTGTGCCTCTGCAACCCATAGAAGAACTGCCGCCTAAGCTCCAAGAGATTGTCAAGCTGTTCCAGTCCGTGCAAGAGCCAAAGGCCAAGTACGAGCAGCTCTTGTTTTACGGTAAAAACCTTAAACCCCTCGAGACCCAGTTCAAAACTAAGGATAACAAGGTCGAAGGTTGTGTCTCTCAGGTCTGGGTCAGGGCCTATTTGGACCCGGATAATAATGTTGTTTTCGAGGCTGATTCTGACTCGGTTCTCACAAAGGGACTCGCTGCTCTACTCGTTAACGGGCTATCGGGTCGACCCGTTAATGAGGTTATTCGGGTCTCACCGGATTTCGCGGTGCTTCTTGGGCTTCAGCAGAGTCTCACTCCTTCGAGGAATAATGGGTTCTTGAAtatgttgaggttgatgcagaAGAAGGCGCTTCAGTTGGCAGTGGAAGCCGAAAAGGGCGAGAATTCGGGGTTGAAAATGGATGGCAGTGTTGAAAATGTGAACTTTGGATCGAATTCTGATGTGGGTGTTGAAGAAACTCCGGTTGGGGTATCGAATTCGGGGTTGAAAGTAGATAGCAGAGATGGAAATGTGAATGTTGAATTGGATTCTGAGGTGGGTGGAGAAAGAAACCCGGTTCAGAGTTCGAATTCAAGTGGTTTGGGGAGTAGAGGGACGAGAATAAAGGAGAAATTGGAGAGGGAGCTTAGTCCGGTGGCCATAGAAGTGGAAGATATCTCTTATCAGCATGCCGGGCATGCTGGTGTTAGAGGAAGTGATGGGGAGACACATTTTAATGTAAAAGTTGTGTCTAAGGAGTTTGAAGGGAAAAGTTTGGTTAAGAGGCATAGGCTTGTTTATGGTTTGTTGCAAGATGAGTTACAGAGTGGACTACACGCATTGTCCATTGTGGCAAAGACACCTTCTGAAGTTAATGGAAGTTGA
- the LOC115958294 gene encoding uncharacterized protein At1g08160, whose protein sequence is MLALPPPPPPQKQTIPVSLDQIVISKQNENQPNQSKQAENKQIPSKQAEYQQNRAPNTQKSVIRKSRNPSTLLEPRPRRTNPIIWCSAILCLIFCLILIFFGVATLITFLVIKPRYPLFDIPNANLNAIYFDSPEYFNGDFTFLANFSNPNRKINVRFEYLSVELYFSDRLIATQAIEPFTQRRGEKRLEAVHFISSLVFLPQNLAVELQKQVQSNKVSYNVRGTYKVKATLGLIRISYWLHSRCQLQMTGPPTGVLVARSCRTTR, encoded by the coding sequence ATGCTTGCTCtcccacctccacctccaccccAAAAGCAAACAATTCCAGTATCTCTCGATCAAATTgttatatcaaaacaaaacgAGAATCAACCAAACCAATCAAAACAAGCTGAGAATAAACAAATCCCGTCAAAACAAGCCGAGTATCAACAAAACCGAGCACCAAATACGCAAAAATCAGTCATCAGAAAATCAAGAAACCCATCAACACTACTGGAACCTCGGCCTCGCCGGACCAACCCAATTATATGGTGTAGTGCAATTCTGTGTCTCATATTTTGCCTTATTCTCATCTTCTTTGGAGTAGCAACTTTGATCACCTTCCTTGTCATTAAACCACGATACCCGTTATTTGACATACCTAATGCAAACCTCAACGCTATCTACTTCGACTCACCAGAGTATTTCAATGGTGACTTTACTTTCCTCGCAAATTTCTCTAACCCAAATCGGAAAATTAATGTAAGATTTGAGTATTTGAGTGTAGAGCTTTACTTTTCTGACAGGCTAATAGCTACTCAAGCTATAGAGCCTTTTACTCAAAGAAGAGGGGAGAAGAGGTTGGAAGCAGTTCACTTCATATCCAGCTTGGTTTTTTTGCCCCAGAATCTTGCTGTGGAACTTCAAAAGCAGGTACAGAGCAACAAGGTCAGTTATAATGTAAGAGGAACTTACAAAGTGAAAGCCACGCTAGGTTTGATTCGAATTTCTTACTGGTTGCATAGCAGATGTCAATTACAGATGACTGGTCCACCAACTGGTGTTCTAGTTGCTCGAAGCTGCAGAACAACAAGGTGA